The following coding sequences are from one Treponema bryantii window:
- a CDS encoding NADase-type glycan-binding domain-containing protein → MNGNYPLQEEPLLSLMTIRDNEILFKYDESLVNQSELVMNYNIKHIHGLTFLELSEKMPIEVAEWYIVEKTNDIQTSNLILFIAFKKKINVGMFAFTEGYSFKYTPLTRTRYDEWGSQYKDCSSFLIEKTKSYPVENLRKLVVDTPWVEGIPGDGIGEGFTIECTGKKKPLGPYLFIINGYISYDKPYLYKQNNRIKKIKVIGLKSGREKILDVLDTPHPQTVDISFITEPEDIRVEIAEVYKGSKYDDTCLHYCINFNEEVIPYENSIGD, encoded by the coding sequence TTGAATGGAAATTATCCCCTTCAAGAAGAACCTTTGTTGTCATTGATGACTATAAGAGATAATGAAATATTATTTAAATACGATGAGTCCTTAGTGAATCAATCTGAATTAGTTATGAACTATAATATTAAACATATTCATGGACTGACATTTTTAGAACTTTCGGAAAAAATGCCAATAGAAGTTGCAGAATGGTACATTGTTGAAAAAACAAATGATATTCAAACAAGTAATTTAATTCTTTTTATTGCGTTTAAGAAAAAAATAAATGTTGGTATGTTCGCCTTTACAGAAGGTTATTCATTTAAGTATACGCCTTTAACTCGTACTCGTTACGACGAATGGGGAAGTCAATACAAAGATTGTTCATCCTTTTTGATTGAGAAGACAAAATCATATCCTGTTGAAAATTTACGGAAATTAGTTGTTGATACTCCATGGGTGGAAGGTATACCAGGAGATGGAATTGGTGAAGGATTTACTATCGAATGTACAGGTAAGAAGAAACCTTTGGGACCTTATTTATTCATTATAAATGGATACATCTCATACGATAAACCATATTTATACAAACAAAATAATAGAATTAAAAAAATTAAAGTAATAGGTCTCAAATCGGGTAGAGAAAAAATACTTGATGTTCTGGATACTCCCCATCCTCAGACTGTGGATATTTCATTTATTACAGAACCTGAGGATATCCGTGTGGAAATTGCTGAAGTATATAAAGGTTCAAAGTATGATGATACCTGTCTTCATTATTGTATAAACTTTAATGAGGAAGTCATCCCCTACGAAAACTCCATCGGAGACTAA
- a CDS encoding GGDEF domain-containing protein yields the protein MKRKRIGLITISPETEYPSRVMSGVFSQCKKYGYDVIVISALVSVCNYYKNYLHGELNIYNLINFDLFDGFIITPVPMTEDHNTFLYNTLLEQFKNCPKPVVSLDKEFGEFPVIYTDDKTPFKRITEHLIKKHNCRRFDILSGPDDSQLTSMRLDGILEVLSENNITVDRNRIFRGDYWYLGGERLANRYISGELDLPDAVICLSDHMALGLINRLQKNNIKVPEDVIITGFGAVREAAVNTPPLTSFVPSHAKAGAEAVDYLRSIIDPAASIDERIDTSDIELKLGASCGCEEDFSYTRAYFKNEYSGTKYNYDDNSIWDNINLTMLQESYMAENLTGAETPQICLGKIYETKYLLKPYKRFYLCLNENWLNTDDDIFDGYSDRMLLAISAHYNSKHHGWEHHVFFGDGRERYFSKKEMLPALTENRNDIFKEPQVYYFAPIHFGKLCLGYAVLQNDLSNPGHIGEVFRNYLRNINNALEMSRTKYRSTYLAEHDAMTGLKNRRGMEFALLPKIKNADENASIFAIMIDMDGLKKRNDKYGHSEGDNGIMTVAKAVRSITDENEICVRGGGDEFMILGVGDYTDHQLREKLSRFRGYLESANETMSIPVEASIGYSLQKLDKNEGYQVVLDKADEKMYEDKRTKKSDSKKAKQ from the coding sequence ATGAAGAGAAAGCGAATAGGTCTAATTACAATCTCACCAGAAACAGAATATCCGAGTCGTGTTATGAGTGGTGTTTTTTCACAGTGTAAGAAATACGGCTACGATGTTATTGTTATTTCTGCGCTTGTTTCTGTTTGTAATTATTATAAAAACTACCTTCATGGCGAATTAAATATATATAATCTTATAAATTTTGATTTATTTGACGGGTTTATCATTACACCTGTTCCAATGACAGAAGATCATAATACCTTTCTATATAATACACTTCTTGAACAGTTTAAAAATTGCCCTAAACCTGTAGTTTCTCTTGATAAAGAATTTGGCGAATTTCCTGTTATTTATACAGATGATAAAACTCCATTCAAGAGGATAACTGAGCATCTTATCAAAAAACACAACTGCCGTCGTTTTGATATTCTGAGTGGTCCAGATGATTCTCAGCTTACAAGTATGCGCCTGGATGGAATTTTAGAAGTGCTTTCTGAGAATAATATTACTGTAGACAGGAACCGGATTTTCCGTGGAGATTACTGGTACCTTGGTGGTGAGCGTCTTGCTAACCGTTATATTTCCGGAGAACTGGATCTTCCAGATGCAGTAATTTGTCTTTCTGATCATATGGCGCTTGGACTTATAAATCGTCTTCAAAAGAATAATATAAAAGTTCCAGAAGATGTTATAATTACCGGCTTTGGCGCTGTACGCGAAGCTGCTGTTAATACACCGCCGCTTACTTCCTTTGTTCCAAGCCATGCAAAGGCAGGTGCAGAAGCTGTTGATTATCTGCGTTCAATAATAGATCCTGCTGCTTCCATTGACGAAAGAATTGATACTTCTGATATAGAACTTAAGCTTGGTGCTTCCTGTGGATGTGAAGAAGATTTTTCTTATACACGGGCTTATTTCAAAAATGAATACTCCGGCACCAAATATAATTACGATGATAATTCCATTTGGGATAACATCAATTTGACCATGCTTCAGGAAAGCTACATGGCAGAAAATCTTACAGGTGCTGAAACTCCGCAAATCTGTCTTGGAAAAATATATGAAACAAAATATCTGCTTAAGCCGTATAAGCGTTTTTATCTTTGTCTGAATGAAAACTGGCTTAATACCGATGATGATATTTTTGATGGTTATAGTGACAGAATGCTTCTTGCTATTTCAGCGCATTATAATTCAAAGCATCATGGCTGGGAACATCATGTATTTTTTGGAGATGGCCGGGAACGTTATTTTTCAAAGAAAGAAATGCTGCCAGCTCTTACAGAAAATAGAAATGATATTTTTAAGGAACCGCAGGTTTATTATTTTGCTCCGATTCATTTTGGAAAACTTTGCCTTGGTTATGCAGTACTTCAAAATGATTTAAGTAATCCTGGACATATCGGAGAAGTATTCAGAAATTATCTTCGTAACATAAATAATGCACTGGAAATGAGTCGCACAAAATACCGTTCAACCTATCTTGCAGAACATGATGCAATGACAGGCCTTAAAAATCGCCGCGGTATGGAATTTGCACTCCTACCAAAAATCAAAAATGCAGATGAAAATGCAAGTATTTTTGCAATTATGATTGATATGGATGGCCTGAAAAAACGTAATGATAAATACGGACATTCAGAAGGCGATAACGGAATTATGACTGTTGCTAAAGCTGTTCGCAGTATTACAGATGAAAATGAAATCTGTGTGCGTGGCGGTGGTGACGAGTTTATGATTCTTGGAGTAGGTGATTATACAGACCATCAGTTGAGGGAAAAACTTTCGCGTTTCAGAGGTTATCTTGAATCAGCAAATGAAACAATGTCTATTCCTGTTGAAGCAAGTATAGGATATAGTCTTCAAAAGCTTGATAAAAATGAAGGTTATCAGGTGGTACTTGATAAAGCTGACGAAAAGATGTATGAAGACAAGCGGACAAAAAAATCTGATTCTAAAAAGGCCAAACAATGA
- a CDS encoding DUF2804 domain-containing protein → MYSRQFCEPPEQLVQNGKAHFGSFDGVSPAIDIRGMRAPYAGVPVPSIISNLRIKSRLEYIFSLKDFIGLCQFYDFKMLGLGEIIFWNKETGKKYVYHTIMSPRRRFVPVLTTRGICACYRKARFIKISWGRQHKHHALTFKVKGDNARPDAEGYVYSPIQDDMHTDALFVCPSPASSRCSATWFSSMKTMGHIAINGEASQDSQGLGMMILNRTYFKFHSKNSTAYGIGNLKGKNIVFYLNTSNMDAAASDSYNSNVLVVDGKQTALPPVYMTHPFGIDKSWIIQDTESMIDLTFTPLSVNSRTLNLIALRTNYYTMYGTFEGVLLTSDGEKITLKNFPGLLHKGMLRL, encoded by the coding sequence ATGTATTCGCGGCAATTTTGTGAACCTCCAGAACAACTGGTGCAAAACGGAAAGGCGCATTTTGGCTCTTTTGATGGAGTCTCTCCTGCAATTGATATACGGGGGATGCGGGCACCTTATGCTGGAGTTCCAGTTCCCTCTATAATATCTAACCTCAGAATAAAAAGCCGGCTGGAATATATTTTTTCGCTTAAGGATTTTATCGGGCTTTGTCAGTTTTATGATTTTAAAATGCTCGGTCTTGGCGAAATAATCTTCTGGAATAAAGAAACCGGCAAAAAATATGTATATCATACAATCATGTCTCCGCGCCGTCGTTTTGTACCGGTGCTTACCACCAGAGGAATCTGCGCCTGCTACAGAAAAGCAAGGTTTATTAAGATTTCCTGGGGACGCCAGCACAAGCATCACGCACTCACCTTTAAGGTAAAAGGAGACAATGCACGCCCAGATGCAGAAGGCTATGTTTATTCTCCTATTCAGGATGATATGCATACAGATGCACTTTTTGTCTGCCCTTCTCCGGCTTCATCACGCTGCAGTGCAACCTGGTTCTCTTCCATGAAAACTATGGGACATATTGCAATCAACGGAGAAGCTTCACAGGATTCACAGGGACTTGGTATGATGATTCTGAATCGTACCTATTTCAAATTTCATTCAAAAAATTCCACAGCGTATGGAATTGGTAATTTAAAGGGTAAAAACATTGTTTTTTATCTAAATACTTCAAATATGGATGCAGCTGCTTCAGATTCTTATAACAGTAATGTGCTTGTTGTTGATGGGAAACAGACTGCACTGCCACCAGTTTATATGACTCATCCTTTTGGGATTGATAAAAGCTGGATTATTCAGGATACAGAAAGCATGATAGATTTAACTTTTACTCCACTTTCTGTAAATTCAAGAACTTTGAATCTTATTGCTTTAAGAACAAATTATTACACCATGTACGGAACCTTTGAAGGTGTATTATTAACTTCTGATGGCGAAAAAATAACTCTTAAAAACTTTCCAGGCCTGCTTCATAAAGGAATGCTCAGGCTTTAG
- a CDS encoding pyridoxamine kinase, with the protein MKRIITVQDISCVGKCSLTVVLPVISAMGVEACVLPTAVLSTHTAFKGFTFRDLTSDISAITSHWKQEKISFDAIYTGYLGSFEQIDLMYDLIKDFGGGSTHVIVDPCMGDNGSLYSGFTQDFAAAMAKLCSKAEVIVPNLTEASYMLGIPYVENGYTKEYIEDLVKKLAELGTRKVVLKGVSFDDKKLGIVSYDSETEKINWYFHEKMPQSFHGTGDIFASVLTGAVVRGLSLDKACRLAADFVVEAIKATLSHKDYNWYGVDFETAIPKLLVRLGVLE; encoded by the coding sequence ATGAAACGTATAATCACCGTTCAGGATATTTCCTGCGTAGGAAAGTGTTCGCTTACAGTTGTACTTCCAGTAATTTCTGCTATGGGCGTAGAAGCGTGCGTGCTTCCTACGGCTGTTCTTTCAACTCATACTGCCTTTAAAGGCTTTACCTTCCGTGACCTTACCAGTGATATCAGTGCAATTACTTCTCACTGGAAGCAGGAAAAAATAAGTTTTGATGCAATTTACACCGGTTATCTGGGCTCCTTTGAACAGATTGATCTGATGTATGATCTCATAAAAGATTTCGGTGGCGGCAGCACTCACGTAATTGTAGATCCATGTATGGGAGATAACGGTTCTCTTTATTCTGGTTTTACTCAGGATTTCGCTGCGGCTATGGCAAAACTTTGTTCTAAAGCAGAAGTAATAGTTCCGAATTTAACAGAAGCAAGTTATATGCTTGGTATTCCGTATGTTGAAAACGGATATACTAAAGAATATATAGAAGATTTAGTAAAAAAACTGGCAGAACTTGGAACCCGCAAAGTGGTTTTAAAAGGTGTTTCTTTTGATGATAAAAAACTCGGTATTGTAAGCTATGATTCCGAGACTGAAAAAATAAACTGGTATTTCCACGAAAAAATGCCGCAGAGCTTTCATGGAACAGGAGATATTTTTGCAAGCGTTCTGACAGGAGCAGTTGTCCGCGGACTGTCTTTGGACAAAGCCTGCCGCCTTGCAGCAGACTTTGTCGTTGAAGCAATCAAAGCCACCCTCAGCCATAAAGATTATAATTGGTATGGAGTGGATTTTGAGACTGCGATTCCAAAACTCTTAGTTCGATTAGGCGTTCTCGAGTAA
- a CDS encoding CobW family GTP-binding protein, whose product MSNKKIPITLLCGYLGAGKTTLLNRVLTNQKGYKVAVIVNDIGEVNVDERLISKEAKIEDSSSLVPLTNGCICCTLKSDMVNQIENLMKTGKFDYIMIEASGVCEPMPIAQAIETIEIGKLDNVVGVVDASRLVEEFDEGKALLKEGIDEEDIESLLIQQIEFCSTLIVNKRDLVTDEQMKMVRAVINKIQPTVKVIETTRCDVPVEEIIGTDRFDFETVYASAGWVKALEEHDAHEEDDDDDDHDEHEHEHHEHHEEGEHHHHDDDDDHDHEGHDHHGHHHHHEHKHEGESEDEYGIGSFVYYRRRPFNRVKLDEFASKWPRNIIRSKGVIWFSDEDDMAYVLETSGRQIQAGYSGNWLASCPPAEQQKVLAEEPEMKKDWDEKVGDRMIKMVIIGRHLDKEEISKNLDACLD is encoded by the coding sequence ATGTCTAATAAAAAGATTCCTATTACACTTTTGTGCGGTTATCTTGGAGCGGGAAAAACTACCCTGCTTAACCGTGTTCTTACTAATCAGAAGGGTTACAAAGTAGCAGTAATTGTAAATGATATTGGCGAAGTAAATGTTGATGAACGCCTTATTTCAAAAGAAGCAAAAATCGAAGATTCAAGCAGCCTTGTTCCACTTACTAACGGTTGTATCTGCTGTACTCTTAAGAGTGACATGGTAAATCAGATTGAAAACCTGATGAAAACCGGAAAATTCGACTACATTATGATTGAAGCAAGTGGTGTTTGCGAACCAATGCCAATTGCACAGGCAATTGAAACTATTGAAATCGGTAAACTTGATAACGTTGTTGGCGTTGTTGATGCAAGCCGTCTTGTTGAAGAGTTTGATGAAGGAAAGGCTCTTCTGAAAGAAGGTATTGATGAAGAAGATATCGAATCACTTTTGATTCAGCAGATTGAATTCTGCTCTACCCTCATCGTAAACAAACGTGACCTTGTTACAGACGAGCAGATGAAGATGGTTCGTGCTGTAATCAACAAGATTCAGCCAACTGTAAAGGTTATTGAAACTACACGCTGTGATGTTCCTGTAGAAGAAATTATTGGAACAGACCGCTTTGATTTTGAAACAGTTTATGCAAGTGCCGGATGGGTTAAGGCTCTCGAAGAGCACGATGCACACGAAGAAGATGATGACGATGATGATCATGACGAGCACGAACATGAACACCATGAGCATCACGAAGAGGGCGAGCATCATCACCATGACGACGATGATGATCACGACCACGAAGGACATGACCACCATGGACACCATCATCACCACGAACACAAGCACGAAGGTGAAAGCGAAGACGAATACGGAATCGGCTCATTTGTTTACTACCGCCGCCGACCGTTCAACCGCGTAAAGCTTGACGAGTTTGCTTCTAAGTGGCCACGCAACATTATCCGTTCAAAGGGTGTTATCTGGTTCAGCGATGAAGATGACATGGCATACGTTCTTGAAACTTCAGGCCGCCAGATTCAGGCCGGCTACTCAGGAAACTGGCTTGCTTCATGCCCTCCTGCAGAACAGCAGAAAGTTCTCGCCGAAGAACCAGAAATGAAAAAAGACTGGGACGAAAAAGTCGGCGACCGCATGATCAAGATGGTAATCATCGGACGCCACCTGGACAAGGAAGAGATTTCTAAGAATCTCGATGCTTGTCTGGACTAA